From the Pseudanabaena sp. FACHB-2040 genome, one window contains:
- a CDS encoding EAL domain-containing protein yields the protein MDKPSPVSKACACRKVTRCQSGEAGKLFFWFPVQHTLKKVTAHLQQFALPYELMSERPGLSVSCRPGQAQEISHKLAQHLTPRELKETQVLFIRGAIQPQIQDFSDIAPLQRFITFNQADGLIDMLSAERFTSHFQPIVSIQNTSEIFGYEALLRGLDAQGNLLPPGPIFELAAEAGLLPQLDRIARLSAISQFSQYPVSGQIFINFTPTALYDPVACLRSTVEAVDQAGISHDQVVFEVVESDNPQDLAHLKAVLKYYRDSGFRVALDDLGSGYSGLNLLHQLRPDFIKLDMELIRDVHENPYKASITGKILEIAQKLNIQTVAEGIECVEELNWLQEHGASFAQGYLIAKPSAIPVSTTPCFDAIALPPEPVWSQHSWPGVQHQSEAERVVAAVTHRIRQSLELDEILQTTADEVRQLFEVDRVIIYRFEPDWSGLVAVESLREGCPSILGAHVMDTCFKSTHAAHYQQGNSRAISDIETAGLSPCHRELLTSLKIRANLVVPILQQDCLWGLLIAHQCRGERPWVQAEINLLNQLAGQAAIAIQQSELYHQLQQANQELQRLASSDGLTQVANRRCFDNTLKLEWQRLAREQTALSLILCDVDCFKLYNDTHGHLAGDDVLRHIAQAISQTVQRTTDLVARYGGEEFAVVLPNTDAVGAIAIAKKIQARIQALQLSHPSSPSGSFVTLSLGLATLIPDSQTSPETLIAAADQGLYQAKALGRNRLVQV from the coding sequence ATGGATAAACCTTCTCCTGTCTCTAAGGCTTGTGCATGCCGCAAGGTAACTCGCTGTCAGTCCGGAGAGGCAGGCAAGCTCTTCTTCTGGTTTCCTGTTCAACATACCCTGAAAAAAGTTACTGCTCATCTGCAGCAGTTTGCGCTTCCCTATGAACTGATGAGTGAGCGACCGGGCCTCAGCGTTAGCTGTAGACCTGGGCAAGCCCAAGAAATCTCCCATAAACTAGCCCAACACCTCACGCCGAGAGAACTCAAAGAAACTCAGGTTCTATTTATCCGAGGCGCAATTCAACCTCAGATTCAAGATTTCAGCGATATTGCTCCGCTTCAGCGCTTCATTACATTCAATCAAGCGGACGGGCTGATTGATATGCTGTCAGCAGAGCGCTTCACTAGCCACTTCCAGCCGATTGTTTCAATTCAAAACACCTCCGAAATCTTTGGCTACGAAGCTCTCTTGCGCGGGTTAGATGCTCAAGGTAATCTACTGCCGCCAGGGCCAATTTTTGAGTTAGCTGCAGAGGCAGGTTTGCTGCCACAGCTAGATCGCATCGCCCGACTCAGTGCCATCAGTCAGTTCAGCCAGTATCCCGTCAGCGGACAAATTTTCATTAATTTTACGCCAACAGCACTGTATGACCCCGTGGCCTGTCTACGCAGCACGGTGGAGGCGGTTGATCAGGCCGGTATTTCACACGATCAGGTTGTTTTTGAAGTTGTAGAGTCAGATAATCCTCAGGATCTAGCCCACCTCAAGGCAGTGCTGAAGTATTACCGTGACTCTGGCTTTCGGGTAGCGCTTGACGATCTCGGTTCTGGCTACTCCGGCTTGAACCTGCTGCATCAGCTGCGGCCTGATTTTATTAAGCTAGATATGGAGCTGATTCGAGATGTCCATGAGAACCCATACAAGGCTTCAATTACCGGAAAAATCTTAGAAATTGCCCAAAAGCTCAATATTCAAACCGTAGCTGAAGGCATTGAGTGTGTTGAAGAATTGAACTGGCTGCAGGAGCACGGCGCGTCGTTTGCTCAAGGCTATCTGATCGCCAAACCCAGTGCTATCCCAGTCTCTACGACCCCCTGCTTTGATGCGATCGCACTGCCCCCTGAACCTGTCTGGAGCCAGCACAGCTGGCCTGGCGTTCAGCACCAGAGTGAGGCTGAGCGGGTCGTTGCTGCAGTCACCCATCGGATTCGTCAGTCGCTGGAGTTAGATGAGATTCTGCAGACCACAGCCGATGAAGTCCGGCAGCTCTTTGAGGTCGATCGGGTCATCATCTATCGGTTTGAGCCAGACTGGAGCGGGCTGGTTGCGGTCGAATCGTTGAGGGAGGGCTGCCCGTCCATTCTCGGAGCCCATGTCATGGACACCTGCTTCAAATCGACCCATGCCGCTCACTACCAGCAGGGTAATTCAAGAGCCATTAGCGACATCGAAACCGCAGGGCTATCACCCTGCCACAGGGAGTTGCTGACCAGTTTGAAAATTCGGGCCAATCTAGTCGTGCCCATTCTGCAGCAAGATTGCCTATGGGGGCTGCTGATTGCTCACCAGTGTCGCGGGGAGCGGCCGTGGGTGCAGGCAGAGATCAACCTGCTCAACCAGCTTGCCGGCCAAGCTGCGATCGCAATTCAGCAGTCAGAGCTATACCACCAGCTGCAGCAGGCAAACCAGGAGCTGCAGCGGCTAGCCTCTTCCGATGGATTAACTCAGGTAGCCAATCGTCGCTGCTTTGACAATACCCTTAAACTGGAATGGCAGCGGCTCGCCCGTGAGCAAACAGCGCTATCCCTCATCCTGTGCGATGTAGACTGCTTCAAACTCTACAACGACACCCACGGGCACTTAGCGGGTGATGATGTGTTGCGGCACATTGCCCAAGCCATCTCTCAAACAGTCCAACGCACTACTGATTTGGTGGCTCGCTATGGCGGCGAGGAATTTGCCGTCGTTCTGCCCAATACTGATGCAGTAGGTGCGATCGCAATTGCCAAAAAAATTCAGGCCCGCATTCAGGCGCTGCAGCTGTCTCACCCCAGTTCCCCCAGCGGGAGTTTCGTCACCCTAAGCTTGGGCTTAGCCACCCTAATTCCAGATAGCCAAACCTCTCCAGAAACCTTGATCGCCGCTGCCGATCAGGGGCTCTATCAGGCAAAAGCCTTAGGACGAAACCGCTTGGTGCAGGTATAG
- a CDS encoding Fur family transcriptional regulator, with amino-acid sequence MGLTSEIIVQALKLKGLRVTPQRYAVYANLLSRCDHPTVEQLVVDLNKNFPVSSQATVYSSLKALQEAGLIREVLLEEGVSRYDANVQPHHHFRCRQCGHIEDIDWAAFPPLALNCLRPGLQPERYEVTVHGLCDPCQL; translated from the coding sequence GTGGGTCTAACCTCAGAGATTATTGTCCAGGCGCTTAAACTCAAGGGGCTGCGGGTTACGCCCCAGCGCTACGCGGTTTATGCCAACCTGCTCAGCCGCTGCGACCACCCCACAGTGGAGCAGCTGGTCGTTGATTTAAACAAAAACTTTCCGGTGTCTTCTCAAGCTACGGTTTACAGCTCCCTCAAGGCGCTGCAGGAGGCTGGATTGATTCGTGAAGTGCTGCTGGAAGAGGGGGTCTCTCGCTACGATGCCAACGTGCAGCCCCATCATCACTTTCGCTGTCGGCAGTGCGGGCACATCGAAGATATTGACTGGGCGGCGTTTCCTCCTCTGGCGCTGAACTGCCTGCGCCCGGGACTGCAGCCCGAACGCTATGAGGTGACTGTTCACGGTCTTTGTGATCCGTGCCAACTGTAG
- a CDS encoding peroxiredoxin produces MHITHVPNVVFKTRVRDESVGGPNPYRWQDLSTQDIFGGKRVVVFSLPGAFTPTCSSSHLPRYEELYEEIKAQGVDAVICLSVNDAFVMFQWGKQQGAKNVFLLPDGNADFTRKMGMLVDKANLGFGMRSWRYSMVVDDCKIEKMFVEADFDDNCPTDPFEVSDADTMLTYLKEARKPAAVGV; encoded by the coding sequence ATGCATATCACCCACGTACCCAACGTTGTTTTCAAGACCCGGGTTCGAGACGAGTCCGTTGGCGGCCCCAATCCCTATCGCTGGCAAGATCTCTCTACCCAAGACATCTTTGGCGGCAAGCGGGTTGTGGTCTTCTCCCTACCCGGCGCTTTTACTCCTACCTGTTCTTCCAGCCATCTGCCCCGCTACGAAGAGCTTTATGAAGAAATTAAAGCGCAGGGCGTTGATGCCGTAATTTGTCTTTCGGTCAATGACGCTTTCGTCATGTTCCAGTGGGGCAAGCAGCAAGGGGCGAAGAATGTCTTTTTGCTGCCCGACGGCAATGCTGACTTTACCCGCAAAATGGGGATGCTGGTAGACAAGGCCAACCTAGGCTTTGGCATGCGCTCCTGGCGGTATTCCATGGTTGTGGACGACTGCAAAATCGAAAAAATGTTCGTTGAAGCTGACTTTGACGACAACTGCCCCACAGACCCCTTCGAAGTGTCCGATGCCGACACTATGCTGACTTACCTGAAGGAAGCTAGGAAGCCCGCAGCAGTCGGTGTCTAG
- the gorA gene encoding glutathione-disulfide reductase — translation MSYDFDLFVIGAGSGGIAAARRAAEYGAKVGLAEAGRLGGTCVNRGCVPKKLMVYAANFTEMFEAAPGYGWSPIESTFDWPHLIDAVEAEVTRLNGIYQRMLDNSKVQLFRSYASFVDEHTLLVGDEKVTADKILIAVGGRPVRPEIPGIEHTLTSDDIFLLKDKPRRMVILGGGYIGCEFAGVLHRLGSEVTQIIRSDKILRGFDDEIRGEVQTSMEQAGIHLMTNSKVMSIKKVDSGVDVMVCTEHGKEHIFADAVSLAAVGRRPNTDKLGLENTGVELTAGAIAVDDHSATNISNIFAVGDCTNRINLTPVAIKEGRIFADTYFGNKPAVMAYDNVPTAVFTIPEIGTVGMTEEEAKAEYGEESIKVYRSRFRPMFYTLPNMEAKTLMKLVVHQPTDRVLGAHMVGDHAAEIIQGIAIAVKMGATKAQFDATVAIHPSSAEEFVTMR, via the coding sequence ATGAGTTACGACTTTGACCTATTTGTCATCGGTGCCGGTTCAGGGGGTATCGCCGCAGCCCGCCGTGCTGCCGAGTACGGTGCTAAGGTCGGGTTGGCTGAAGCGGGCCGCCTGGGCGGTACCTGCGTTAATCGGGGATGTGTTCCCAAAAAGTTGATGGTCTATGCCGCCAACTTCACAGAGATGTTTGAAGCAGCACCTGGCTACGGCTGGAGCCCGATAGAGAGCACCTTTGACTGGCCCCACTTAATCGATGCTGTCGAGGCCGAAGTGACTCGGCTGAATGGGATCTATCAGCGCATGCTGGATAACAGCAAAGTGCAGCTTTTTCGGTCCTACGCCAGCTTTGTAGACGAGCACACTCTGTTGGTAGGAGACGAGAAAGTTACTGCCGACAAAATTCTCATTGCTGTGGGCGGTAGGCCAGTGCGGCCCGAGATTCCAGGAATTGAGCATACGCTGACCTCAGACGATATCTTTTTGCTCAAGGACAAGCCCAGACGAATGGTTATTCTAGGCGGCGGCTACATCGGCTGTGAGTTTGCCGGGGTTTTGCACCGCTTGGGCTCTGAGGTCACGCAGATCATCCGTTCCGACAAGATCCTGCGAGGCTTTGACGACGAAATTCGAGGCGAAGTTCAAACGTCAATGGAGCAGGCAGGCATTCACCTAATGACCAACAGCAAGGTGATGTCCATCAAGAAGGTTGATAGCGGTGTAGACGTGATGGTATGCACCGAGCACGGCAAGGAGCACATCTTTGCTGATGCGGTTAGCCTAGCGGCTGTAGGCCGTCGACCCAACACCGACAAGCTGGGCCTGGAAAACACAGGGGTGGAGTTGACGGCAGGTGCGATCGCAGTCGATGACCACAGCGCTACCAACATCTCCAACATCTTTGCGGTAGGAGACTGCACCAACCGTATCAACCTGACTCCGGTCGCCATTAAGGAAGGCCGCATCTTTGCCGATACCTACTTTGGCAACAAGCCTGCAGTGATGGCCTATGACAACGTACCCACCGCAGTTTTCACCATTCCCGAAATTGGCACAGTGGGAATGACTGAGGAAGAGGCCAAAGCCGAGTATGGCGAGGAGTCCATCAAGGTGTACCGCTCTCGCTTCCGGCCCATGTTCTACACGCTGCCCAATATGGAGGCCAAGACCCTGATGAAGCTGGTCGTGCACCAACCCACCGATCGGGTGCTAGGAGCACACATGGTCGGGGATCACGCGGCAGAGATTATTCAGGGCATTGCGATCGCAGTCAAAATGGGCGCTACCAAGGCTCAATTCGATGCAACCGTTGCCATTCATCCCAGCTCTGCCGAGGAATTTGTCACCATGCGATAG
- a CDS encoding Mo-dependent nitrogenase C-terminal domain-containing protein has translation MLNPFRQWISHVQVGSPRIAHRIARLIPAQCPFERDIVVFGRQVAHIPPLCKLNPLYDELVELRFKALCYLADECGEDISAYI, from the coding sequence ATGCTCAATCCCTTCCGTCAGTGGATTAGCCACGTTCAAGTCGGCAGCCCTCGCATCGCCCACCGGATCGCCCGTTTAATTCCTGCCCAGTGTCCGTTTGAGCGCGACATTGTTGTATTTGGTCGCCAGGTCGCCCACATTCCCCCCCTGTGCAAGCTGAACCCGCTGTACGATGAGCTAGTTGAACTCCGGTTTAAGGCCCTTTGCTATCTAGCAGACGAGTGCGGCGAAGACATTTCTGCCTACATTTAA
- a CDS encoding YbjQ family protein: MLTTLEGVPGHTITDHLGLVQGSTVRAKHLGRDIAAGLKNLVGGELKGYTELLQEARQEATDRMVQQAVQMGANAVINVRYSTSSLTAGAAELFAYGTAVKVQ, encoded by the coding sequence ATGCTGACCACCCTGGAAGGGGTTCCTGGGCACACCATCACCGATCACCTAGGGTTAGTTCAAGGCAGCACAGTTCGAGCTAAGCATCTGGGTCGAGACATTGCAGCTGGTTTAAAGAATCTGGTTGGAGGCGAGCTCAAAGGCTACACTGAGCTGCTTCAAGAAGCCCGCCAGGAAGCCACTGACCGCATGGTTCAGCAGGCGGTTCAGATGGGAGCTAATGCGGTAATTAACGTGCGCTACAGCACTTCCTCGCTCACCGCAGGCGCAGCCGAACTTTTTGCCTACGGCACAGCAGTCAAGGTGCAGTAG
- a CDS encoding heavy metal-binding domain-containing protein codes for MDSLIIFAVLIGVGYFVGKSQEKKHFASLRLRESQTHQLALTNTGRLQPLPDAAGAQMVVGSVVIASDYFKTFAAGILSLFGGRLTVYESLLERGRREAILRMKEEALAWGATRVINVRLESADLGSQGSSNGLVSVEVIAYGTALK; via the coding sequence ATGGATAGCCTAATTATCTTCGCCGTTTTGATCGGCGTTGGCTACTTCGTGGGGAAGAGCCAAGAAAAAAAACACTTTGCCTCTCTGCGGCTGCGAGAAAGCCAGACCCACCAGCTTGCCCTAACCAATACAGGGCGGCTACAGCCTCTTCCTGATGCTGCTGGGGCCCAAATGGTTGTTGGCAGCGTAGTTATTGCCTCCGACTACTTCAAGACCTTTGCAGCAGGTATCTTGAGCCTCTTTGGGGGCCGCCTAACAGTCTACGAGAGCCTGCTAGAGCGGGGGCGGCGCGAGGCTATCCTGCGGATGAAGGAGGAGGCGCTGGCCTGGGGCGCAACTCGCGTCATCAATGTTCGGCTAGAGAGCGCCGATTTAGGGAGTCAAGGCAGCAGCAATGGCCTGGTCTCAGTAGAGGTAATTGCCTACGGCACGGCCCTAAAATAG
- a CDS encoding phosphorylase has product MHSPVLLFEPGTLLAKVQHRAEQALACSALQPIETEFEFLHQGNLRFLVRKLANLARKEQAKVAQETKSQAKGKEINPFLPYDSELFVSNLTSTHLCLLNKYNVVDNHILIVTRAFDEQDSWLTAQDFEALQACMAEIDGLAFYNGGSLAGASQRHKHLQLVPLPMTPDGSSLPLDALMQAVDLENTVEALSDLPFVHAAMRLSVDWLAAPTAGKYLLTCYRQLMAAIGLDLEAPLPDRPYNLLITRFWMLAVPRCQESYQSIPVNSLGFAGSLLVKNEEQMALLKEIGPLTLLTNVACPS; this is encoded by the coding sequence ATGCACTCCCCTGTTCTGCTTTTTGAACCAGGAACCCTCTTGGCTAAGGTGCAGCACAGAGCTGAGCAGGCTTTAGCCTGCTCAGCTCTGCAGCCGATCGAAACCGAGTTTGAGTTTCTTCATCAGGGCAATCTTCGCTTCTTGGTCAGAAAGCTGGCCAACCTTGCTCGTAAAGAGCAGGCAAAAGTTGCTCAAGAGACCAAGTCGCAGGCTAAGGGAAAAGAGATCAACCCCTTTCTGCCCTACGACAGCGAACTCTTCGTATCCAATCTCACCTCAACCCACCTTTGCCTGCTCAACAAGTACAACGTGGTAGACAACCATATTCTGATTGTGACTCGGGCCTTCGACGAGCAGGATAGTTGGCTCACAGCCCAAGATTTTGAGGCCCTACAGGCTTGCATGGCCGAGATCGACGGGTTGGCCTTTTACAATGGCGGTAGCCTAGCCGGAGCCAGCCAGCGGCACAAGCATCTTCAGCTGGTGCCGCTGCCAATGACCCCTGACGGCAGTTCGCTGCCCCTAGATGCCCTAATGCAGGCTGTGGACCTCGAAAACACTGTAGAGGCCCTGAGTGACCTGCCCTTTGTCCATGCAGCCATGCGTTTGTCGGTTGATTGGCTGGCTGCGCCTACTGCTGGCAAGTACCTGCTAACCTGCTACCGGCAGCTCATGGCGGCCATTGGGCTAGACCTAGAGGCACCGCTGCCCGATCGGCCCTACAACCTGCTCATCACCCGCTTCTGGATGCTGGCCGTGCCTCGCTGTCAGGAAAGCTACCAGTCTATCCCGGTTAATTCCCTGGGGTTTGCTGGGTCACTGCTGGTCAAGAACGAGGAACAGATGGCGTTGCTTAAAGAAATCGGGCCGCTGACGCTGCTAACCAACGTGGCCTGCCCCAGTTGA
- a CDS encoding polysaccharide deacetylase family protein, with the protein MCSLGDEERQVALESHGRYTYSAITQRPSYSWPGGKRLAVYVALNLEHFAFGAGLGAALTPGGSQPDVLNYAWRDYGNRVGVWRLLELFNELELPVALLVNSAIYDYCPEVVEAFRDRNTEIVAHGYTNSEAQGDLSEPEEAALIQKTTQQITQQEGVMPQGWLGPWISQSRVTPDLLQEAGYTYLLDWCCDDQPIWFKTRKGRILSIPYPQEINDIPAIVTRRASASEFADMIVDSFDEMVEQSVQQPLVFGIALHAYIVGQPFRLRHLRWALRHIVTHAANAENRVWLTTPGAIASYALALPEGTVP; encoded by the coding sequence ATGTGTAGCCTGGGGGATGAGGAGCGGCAGGTGGCGTTAGAGAGTCATGGGCGGTATACCTATTCAGCCATTACCCAGCGACCCAGCTATAGTTGGCCAGGAGGCAAGCGCCTGGCAGTCTATGTGGCGCTGAACCTGGAGCATTTTGCCTTCGGAGCAGGATTGGGGGCGGCCCTAACTCCAGGGGGTTCTCAGCCCGATGTTTTGAACTATGCCTGGCGCGACTACGGCAACCGAGTAGGCGTATGGCGGCTGCTGGAGCTGTTTAACGAGCTAGAGTTGCCGGTAGCACTGCTGGTTAATTCCGCTATCTATGACTACTGCCCGGAAGTAGTAGAAGCATTTCGCGATCGCAACACCGAAATCGTGGCCCACGGTTACACCAACTCCGAGGCCCAAGGCGACCTGAGTGAACCCGAAGAGGCAGCCCTGATTCAAAAAACTACCCAGCAGATTACTCAGCAGGAGGGCGTAATGCCCCAGGGTTGGCTAGGCCCCTGGATTTCCCAAAGCCGGGTGACGCCTGACTTGCTCCAGGAGGCAGGCTATACCTACCTGTTGGACTGGTGCTGCGATGACCAGCCGATCTGGTTCAAAACACGTAAGGGCCGCATCCTGTCGATTCCCTACCCTCAAGAGATCAACGATATTCCGGCTATCGTCACCCGTCGGGCAAGCGCATCGGAGTTTGCCGACATGATTGTGGACAGCTTTGATGAGATGGTCGAGCAGTCTGTGCAGCAGCCGCTGGTTTTCGGCATTGCCCTACACGCCTACATCGTCGGCCAGCCCTTTAGGCTGCGGCACCTGCGCTGGGCGCTGCGCCACATCGTCACCCATGCCGCCAATGCCGAAAACCGCGTGTGGCTGACGACGCCAGGTGCGATCGCAAGCTACGCCCTGGCCTTGCCAGAAGGGACTGTGCCTTAG
- a CDS encoding ATP-binding protein has product MYSGVSAHPDPCSKSSDLSPTQGPFLSLTGVVQPSEEDRLKQSEAKFRELARQNELLYRISQQIRQSLQLDQILQTTVCQVRCLLETDRVLIYRFGENWQGQVVIEDVIPPWRETLGQMGADSCFPRGYAELYGRGYVRAIDDIETAGLDTCHMDYLKSLQVRANLIVPVLVRDQLWGLLIAHHCSAPRQWRESETELLQALAEQVGVAIRQAELYKQATTSARLAQQQATQLEAALQKLKKTQAQLVQTEKMSSLGQLVAGIAHEINNPVNFIYGNVGYLRTYIQELTHLVNLYRTHYPEPVQPIADQIEAVELDFMLGDLQDILKSYKVGSERIRQIVLSLRTFSRLDESDMKAVDIHEGIDSTLLLLQHRLRDNRQWPPVQLRKDYGTLPLIECYPSQLNQVFLNILTNAFDVLEQQVSQQDGSGKQQVPPEITIATEVKESYAFVRIRDNGPGIPPEIRSRLFDPFFTTKPAGEGTGLGLSISHQIIVETHGGRLLCHSAPGEGTEFCVVIPLRQAQMVRTA; this is encoded by the coding sequence ATGTACTCCGGTGTTAGTGCTCACCCCGATCCTTGCTCAAAAAGCTCGGATCTCTCCCCCACCCAAGGACCTTTTCTATCATTGACTGGTGTGGTACAGCCCTCAGAAGAAGACAGACTGAAGCAGTCAGAGGCTAAATTCCGAGAACTGGCCCGGCAAAATGAGCTGCTCTATCGAATTTCTCAGCAGATTCGGCAATCATTACAGCTTGATCAGATTCTCCAAACCACGGTTTGTCAGGTTCGCTGTCTTCTAGAAACTGACCGGGTACTGATTTATCGATTTGGCGAAAATTGGCAGGGGCAAGTAGTCATTGAGGATGTGATTCCCCCCTGGCGAGAAACTTTGGGGCAAATGGGAGCAGACAGCTGCTTCCCTCGAGGATATGCGGAACTGTATGGCCGTGGTTACGTCCGGGCGATTGATGATATTGAGACGGCGGGTTTAGATACCTGCCATATGGACTATCTCAAGAGCTTACAGGTGCGGGCAAACCTGATCGTGCCGGTCCTCGTGAGAGACCAACTGTGGGGCCTGCTGATTGCCCATCATTGCTCCGCACCTCGCCAGTGGCGGGAAAGTGAGACCGAGCTGCTGCAGGCTTTAGCTGAGCAGGTTGGGGTTGCGATTCGGCAGGCTGAACTCTACAAGCAGGCTACTACCAGTGCCCGACTTGCCCAGCAGCAGGCAACTCAGTTAGAGGCAGCGCTACAGAAGCTGAAAAAGACGCAGGCTCAGCTGGTTCAGACCGAAAAGATGTCAAGTCTGGGACAGCTAGTGGCAGGCATTGCCCACGAAATCAACAATCCAGTCAACTTTATTTACGGTAACGTCGGCTATCTCAGAACTTACATCCAGGAGTTGACTCATTTAGTCAACCTCTACAGAACGCATTACCCTGAGCCTGTCCAGCCTATTGCTGACCAGATTGAAGCGGTAGAGCTGGATTTTATGCTGGGCGACCTGCAGGATATTCTGAAGTCCTATAAAGTTGGCTCTGAGCGGATTCGTCAGATTGTGTTGTCTCTACGTACCTTTTCTCGTCTAGACGAATCTGACATGAAAGCGGTTGATATCCATGAGGGCATTGATAGCACCCTGCTGTTGCTGCAGCATCGCCTTAGGGACAATCGGCAATGGCCGCCCGTTCAGCTTCGTAAAGACTATGGCACTTTGCCCCTGATAGAGTGCTATCCAAGTCAGCTTAATCAGGTGTTCCTGAATATTTTGACCAATGCCTTTGATGTACTAGAGCAGCAGGTCAGCCAGCAAGATGGCTCAGGTAAACAGCAGGTGCCTCCTGAAATTACCATTGCCACTGAGGTTAAAGAGTCCTACGCCTTTGTTCGAATTCGAGACAATGGACCGGGTATTCCCCCTGAGATTCGCTCGCGCCTGTTTGATCCGTTTTTCACGACTAAGCCAGCAGGGGAAGGCACTGGATTGGGGCTTTCGATTAGCCATCAGATTATTGTTGAAACTCATGGGGGGCGGCTTCTCTGCCACTCCGCGCCTGGGGAAGGAACAGAGTTTTGTGTGGTAATTCCCCTACGGCAGGCTCAAATGGTGAGAACTGCTTAA
- a CDS encoding phosphoribosyltransferase, whose translation MSDYYVTWDDYHRDIERLAIQIHESGWEFNQIVCLAKGGLRIGDILCRLYDVPLAILSTASYGGQDNRMRGAITFSKDLSMTTPNLGSRVLLVDDLVDSGQSLRRAIAWLQHKYGFYIDELRTAVLWQKACSEVKPDYHVVYLDGNPWIHQPFEKYELMSLPELVARQQEQAGAAV comes from the coding sequence ATGTCTGATTACTATGTCACCTGGGACGATTACCATCGAGATATCGAACGGTTAGCTATTCAGATTCACGAGTCGGGCTGGGAGTTCAACCAGATTGTCTGTCTAGCTAAAGGGGGGCTACGCATTGGCGACATCCTTTGCCGCCTGTACGATGTGCCGCTGGCGATTCTCTCTACTGCCTCCTACGGAGGACAAGACAACCGCATGAGAGGGGCTATTACCTTTTCTAAAGACTTGAGTATGACCACGCCAAACCTTGGCAGTCGCGTGTTGCTGGTGGATGATTTGGTAGACTCTGGCCAAAGTTTGAGACGGGCAATTGCCTGGTTACAGCACAAATACGGCTTCTACATCGACGAGCTACGGACGGCTGTGCTTTGGCAAAAGGCTTGCTCCGAGGTCAAACCTGACTATCACGTAGTCTATTTAGACGGTAATCCCTGGATTCACCAGCCCTTTGAGAAGTATGAGTTGATGAGCCTACCGGAGCTAGTTGCTCGCCAGCAGGAGCAAGCAGGAGCGGCGGTTTGA